A portion of the Gossypium arboreum isolate Shixiya-1 chromosome 8, ASM2569848v2, whole genome shotgun sequence genome contains these proteins:
- the LOC108469962 gene encoding LOW QUALITY PROTEIN: 60S ribosomal protein L18-2 (The sequence of the model RefSeq protein was modified relative to this genomic sequence to represent the inferred CDS: deleted 2 bases in 1 codon; substituted 1 base at 1 genomic stop codon): MSKVNKPPLSLSRLIQFMKGKEDKIGVVVGTVTDDIRLWVYEVPALKVTALRFTETARARIEKAGGECLSFDQLALRAPLGQNTVLLRGPKNAREAVKHFGPAPGVPHSLYKPYVRSKGRKLXRARGRRNSKGFRV, from the exons ATGAGCAAAGTTAACAAGCCTCCACTATCTCTGTCTAGGCTTATTCAATTCATGAAGGGAAAG GAGGATAAGATTGGTGTTGTAGTGGGGACTGTGACAGATGATATTAGG TTATGGGTTTATGAGGTTCCAGCTTTGAAGGTTACAGCTCTTAGGTTTACGGAGACTGCTAGAGCTAGGATTGAGAAGGCTGGTGGGGAATGCTTGAGTTTTGATCAGCTTGCTTTGAGGGCTCCTTTGGGTCAGAACACG GTGCTACTGCGAGGTCCAAAGAACGCTCGTGAAGCAGTTAAACACTTTGGTCCAGCACCGGGTGTGCCTCACAGCCTTTATAAGCCTTATGTGCGATCAAAGGGGAGGAAGCTCTAGAGGGCTAGAGGAAGAAGGAATAGCAAGGGATTTAGGGTTTAA
- the LOC108469960 gene encoding uncharacterized protein LOC108469960 isoform X2: MAASSSSATSYSSSDSLSDTSSSHAKRRRHRSNRRDRDRDSLKIRKKSRSLGKRRRKKHRRHSSDSYSSSDSDSSRSNSSLDSDNESSHSKRHKKSGRQKKSKEKERSKSYRHRLQKNKLKEKQQDERSSSPVQLSKFLGRDKDDGTRRSAVSGKKILLKLDKSKEDKAAESKRNELLKFLNASFD; encoded by the exons ATGGCGGCCTCGTCGTCCTCAGCCACGTCGTACTCTTCCTCGGATTCCTTGTCTGACACGTCATCCTCACACGCCAAAAGACGTCGTCATCGCTCTAACCGCCGCGACAGAGACAGAGATTCTCTCAAGATCCGAAAGAAGAGTCGTTCGCTCGGTAAACGACGACGGAAGAAGCATCGCCGTCATTCTTCCGATTCTTACTCTTCTTCCGATTCTGATTCCTCCAg GAGTAACAGTTCTTTGGATAGCGACAATGAGTCCAGTCATTCAAAGAGGCACAAGAAAAGTGGAAGGCAAAAGAAG TCAAAGGAAAAGGAACGGAGCAAGAGTTATCGACATAGACTTCAGAAGAACAAACTTAAAGAG AAGCAGCAGGATGAACGAAGTAGCAGTCCTGTGCAGCTTTCTAAG TTTCTTGGGCGTGACAAGGATGATGGTACCCGTCGCAGTGCGGTCTCTGGCAAAAAG ATTCTCTTGAAACTCGACAAGTCAAAGGAAGATAAAGCGGCTGAGAGTAAAAGAAATGAGTTGTTGAAGTTCTTAAATGCTAGTTTCGATTGA
- the LOC128296520 gene encoding probable pectinesterase/pectinesterase inhibitor 21 has translation MSSSDDAERKKRIAIIVVSSFLLVAVVVAVTVGVSIQEEESDYDDRTTDGNKHAQVTSSKKAIKMICQPTTFKRTCEEQLQQEAGNKTDVKDLIQAAFKAAIKYVEQAQANSTLLRDLEKDEGTRSALDACKILLNSTMSEFNKSLELVDKIEVNTVNKLLGDMKIWLSATISNQQACLDGFEKTKSKTEAGEKMKKFLNITMQLSRNGLAIACELSEQLQQLELAGMFERRRLLQDEDGLPVIGHSDWTSFLERNKEWNRRRLLQDEDGLPVIGHSDWTSFLERNKEWNRRRLLQDEDRLPVIGHSDWTSFLERNKEWNRRRLLQDEDGLPVVGHSDWTSFLERNKEWNRRRLLQDEDRLPVIGHSDWTSFLERNKEWNRRRMLQESEDLSVIGHMDIDLEIPAGARRLMSTDLKPDLIVAQDGSGDCKTLNEAKQRIPPGSTKPFVIYVKAGVYAENIDFTSDLTHVALVGDGKEKTKITSNISTGPDGKPTTYFTATVGVDGDHFFAKNIAFENSAGPLKAQAVALRLQSDFGVFYNCSIDGYQDTLYVFSKRQFFRECTISGTIDFVFGDSAAVFQKCKFLVRKPQSGQQNVVTAQKRLDHNQPTAFVIMDSEIIPDAELAPVKNEFPAFLGRPWGKLSKAIIMQTYIDDMVHPEGWTSWDPKEPTNLCQYAEFNNTGPGASTSLRVKWAGVRLLNEAEAINYTPPKFFDIGDAWIKESGVPYTSNLSTGKTEDKGLIPTSLDVPASKSENNGFIPTSPDVPASKPENNGFIPTSPDVPASKPENSGLIPTSPDVPASKPENSEVIPTSPNVPVSKPENNGFIPTSPDVSVSKPENSGLIPISPDLSASKPENNGVVSISPNLSASKAAHKGEIKLKKHKHKKKKHHGKGKKHHGKGKKHHRKGKKKGKKSKKHHGKVEAKSIIQA, from the exons ATGTCGAGCTCGGATGATGCTGAGAGGAAGAAGCGGATCGCTATAATTGTGGTCTCCTCTTTCCTCTTAGTGGCCGTGGTGGTGGCGGTGACGGTCGGGGTTAGCATCCAAGAAGAGGAGAGCGACTACGACGACAGAACCACAGATGGGAATAAACACGCTCAGGTTACTTCCTCCAAGAAGGCTATCAAAATGATTTGTCAACCAACCACTTTCAAGAGAACATGTGAAGAGCAGCTCCAACAAGAAGCTGGGAACAAGACGGATGTTAAAGACCTAATTCAAGCGGCGTTTAAGGCAGCCATAAAGTACGTGGAGCAAGCTCAGGCGAATTCCACCCTTTTGAGGGATCTGGAGAAAGATGAAGGGACTAGAAGTGCTTTAGATGCCTGCAAGATTTTGTTGAATTCTACCATGAGCGAATTTAATAAGTCACTTGAACTTGTTGACAAGATAGAAGTTAATACAGTGAATAAATTGTTGGGTGATATGAAGATTTGGTTGAGTGCTACCATTAGTAACCAACAAGCTTGTTTAGATGGGTTCGAAAAAACCAAATCAAAAACAGAAGCTGGGGAGAAAATGAAGAAGTTCTTGAACATCACGATGCAACTCAGTAGGAATGGTCTTGCCATCGCCTGTGAGTTATCGGAGCAACTTCAACAGTTGGAGCTTGCCGGAATGTTTGAACGTCGCCGTCTTCTCCAAGACGAAGATGGACTTCCGGTTATTGGCCATTCTGATTGGACTTCCTTTTTAGAACGAAACAAGGAATGGAATCGTCGCCGTCTTCTTCAAGACGAAGATGGACTTCCGGTTATTGGCCATTCCGACTGGACATCCTTTTTAGAACGAAACAAGGAATGGAATCGTCGTCGTCTTCTTCAAGACGAAGATAGACTTCCGGTTATTGGCCATTCCGATTGGACATCCTTTTTAGAACGAAACAAGGAATGGAATCGTCGCCGTCTTCTCCAAGACGAAGATGGACTTCCGGTTGTCGGCCATTCCGATTGGACATCCTTTTTAGAACGAAACAAAGAATGGAATCGTCGTCGTCTTCTCCAAGACGAAGATAGACTTCCGGTTATTGGCCATTCCGATTGGACATCATTTTTAGAACGGAACAAGGAATGGAACCGCCGCCGGATGCTCCAAGAAAGCGAAGACCTCTCCGTTATTGGGCACATGGACATTGATCTCGAAATTCCAGCAGGAGCTAGGAGATTGATGTCGACTGATTTGAAGCCTGATCTTATTGTTGCCCAGGACGGTAGTGGAGACTGTAAAACCCTTAATGAAGCCAAACAAAGAATCCCTCCTGGATCCACTAAGCCTTTCGTCATTTATGTCAAGGCCGGAGTTTACGCTGAGAATATTGATTTCACCTCCGATTTGACCCATGTTGCACTGGTTGGAGATGGTAAAGAAAAAACCAAAATCACTAGTAATATCAGTACTGGTCCCGATGGAAAACCCACTACCTACTTCACTGCTACCGTCg GTGTTGATGGAGACCACTTTTTTGCCAAGAACATTGCGTTCGAAAACTCAGCCGGGCCATTGAAAGCACAAGCAGTGGCGTTAAGGTTACAGTCAGATTTTGGAGTGTTCTACAACTGCTCGATAGATGGTTACCAAGACACACTATACGTATTCAGCAAACGCCAATTCTTCCGTGAATGCACCATTTCTGGAACAATCGATTTCGTATTCGGCGATTCAGCGGCGGTCTTTCAAAAATGCAAATTCCTTGTCCGAAAGCCACAGTCAGGACAACAAAACGTTGTTACGGCACAAAAAAGATTAGACCATAACCAGCCCACAGCTTTTGTGATCATGGACAGTGAAATCATCCCAGATGCTGAGCTTGCACCAGTGAAGAACGAATTCCCAGCATTCCTTGGTCGTCCATGGGGTAAGCTATCCAAAGCTATCATTATGCAAACTTACATTGACGATATGGTACACCCCGAAGGTTGGACTAGTTGGGATCCCAAAGAACCGACAAATCTTTGCCAATACGCCGAGTTCAATAACACTGGCCCTGGTGCTTCCACTTCCCTTCGTGTTAAATGGGCTGGAGTTAGGTTGCTTAACGAGGCAGAGGCCATTAACTACACTCCACCCAAGTTCTTTGACATCGGtgatgcttggattaaggagtccGGAGTCCCTTACACCTCAAATCTTTCCACTGGTAAAACTGAAGACAAAGGGTTGATCCCTACGTCCCTAGATGTTCCCGCTAGTAAATCCGAAAACAATGGGTTCATCCCTACCTCCCCAGATGTTCCCGCTAGTAAACCTGAAAACAATGGGTTCATCCCTACCTCCCCAGATGTTCCCGCTAGTAAACCCGAAAACAGTGGGCTCATCCCTACCTCTCCAGATGTTCCCGCTAGTAAACCCGAAAACAGTGAGGTGATCCCTACCTCCCCAAATGTTCCCGTTAGTAAACCCGAAAACAATGGGTTCATCCCTACCTCCCCAGATGTTTCCGTTAGTAAACCCGAAAACAGTGGGTTGATCCCTATCTCTCCAGATCTTTCCGCTAGTAAACCTGAAAACAATGGGGTGGTCTCTATCTCCCCAAATCTTTCCGCTAGTAAAGCCGCACACAAAGGGGAGATAAAGCTGAAGAAACATAAACACAAGAAAAAGAAGCACCATGGGAAAGGGAAGAAGCACCATGGAAAAGGGAAGAAGCACCATAGGAAAGGGAAGAAGAAAGGGAAGAAATCCAAGAAGCACCATGGAAAAGTTGAGGCGAAATCAATaatccaagcttaa
- the LOC108469813 gene encoding serine/threonine-protein phosphatase PP1 isozyme 9 isoform X1, translating to MMMMTMEGMMDQGVLDDIIRRLLEGKGSKQVQLSEGEIRQLCVNARQIFLSQPNLLQIHAPLRICGDIHGQYQDLLRLFEFGGYPPATNYLFLGDYVDRGKQSLETICLLLAYKIRYPDKVFLLRGNHEDAKINRIYGFYDECKRRFNVRLWKIFTDCFNSLPVAALVDEKILCMHGGLSPELENLDQIKEIQRPTEVPDNGLLCDLLWSDPDPKIEGWADSDRGISSTFGADVVAEFLDKSDLDLICRGHQVVEDGYEFFASRRLVTIFSAPNYGGEFDNAGALLSVNEDLVCSFEILKPADNKSLPSGSKPLKQPPKMGKV from the exons ATGATGATGATGACAATGGAAGGAATGATGGATCAGGGTGTATTGGATGATATAATAAGAAGGTTGTTGGAAGGTAAAGGAAGCAAACAGGTTCAGCTTTCTGAAGGAGAGATCCGTCAGCTTTGTGTTAATGCTCGTCAAATCTTCCTTTCACAGCCTAATCTACTTCAGATTCATGCCCCCCTTAGAATCTGTG GTGATATTCATGGACAATACCAAGATCTCTTAAGACTCTTTGAGTTTGGTGGCTATCCTCCTGCGACAAACTACCTGTTCCTTGGGGACTATGTAGATCGAGGCAAGCAAAGTTTGGAGACGATATGTTTACTTTTGGCCTATAAGATACGTTATCCCGACAAAGTTTTTCTCTTAAGGGGAAACCATGAAGATGCGAAGATCAATCGAATTTACGGATTTTATGATGAGTGTAAAAGGCGATTCAATGTTAGGCTTTGGAAAATATTTACAGATTGCTTCAACAGTTTACCGGTGGCTGCACTCGTTGATGAGAAGATACTTTGTATGCACGGAGGGTTGTCTCCAGAGTTGGAAAATTTGGATCAAATAAAGGAAATTCAAAGGCCAACAGAGGTTCCTGATAATGGTCTTCTCTGCGATCTACTTTGGTCCGATCCTGATCCGAAGATCGAGGGCTGGGCAGATAGCGATAGAGGAATTTCATCTACTTTTGGAGCTGATGTAGTTGCTGAATTTTTGGACAAGAGTGACCTTGATCTCATTTGTCGAGGCCATCAG GTTGTGGAGGACGGCTACGAGTTCTTCGCTAGCCGAAGATTAGTAACAATATTTTCAGCTCCAAACTATGGTGGAGAGTTTGACAATGCTGGTGCTTTATTGAGTGTTAATGAAGATCTTGTGTGCTCCTTTGAGATATTGAAACCAGCTGATAATAAATCGTTACCAAGCGGTTCTAAGCCCCTGAAG CAGCCACCAAAGATGGGGAAGGTTTGA
- the LOC108468630 gene encoding pectinesterase-like, with product MEMKVSALCIIFLLTILFSESVASFPSSSFNTDSICKHTPHADFCKYLFSSNKLFNTLDYGRVSIHHSLLNARTFLDSINQHFLAHPLNSTSEQALEDCRFLADQNVDFLSQISDRINSSTDSLDSVEADDLHALLSAALTNVETCLEALESTPSASRIKDRFLQSNGTKSFSVSLAVSKHWVHSSTKPERNHVFHKLTVDTYTPLSVFMSSNDKQTIYEYATGKRDVKTLTNGKITVKQVVMVSHNGDGQFKTINDAITAMPNVTGDSNEYYVIYIPTGVYEEYISIPKYKQNLVLVGGLSTNPTIISGNRSVGGGSTTFSSATLAVFGKKFIAVDITFRNTAGPSKYQAVAVLNGADQSIFNRCTFEGYRNTLYVHSFRQFYVNCHILGTVDFIFGNAAAVIQESYIHARIPLPTQDDVITAQGRTDPSQNTGISIISSFIRANDDLISNMGFTKIYLGRPWKEYSRTVYMSSSLDGLVADEGWKKRDGDFGLSTVYFGEYDNYGLGRDTGDRVDWPGFHNMTKTEALNFTVARFIRGNKWLPATGVHYFGGLRD from the exons ATGGAAATGAAGGTTTCAGCCCTTTGTATCATATTTCTTCTCACCATTCTCTTCTCTGAATCTGTCGCTAGCTTTCCTTCTTCATCCTTTAACACAGACTCCATTTGCAAACACACCCCACATGCAGATTTCTGCAAATACCTTTTTTCTTCTAACAAGCTGTTCAACACCCTCGACTATGGCAGGGTCTCGATCCATCATTCCTTGTTGAATGCTCGTACTTTCCTCGATTCAATCAATCAGCATTTCCTCGCACACCCTCTGAATTCGACGTCAGAACAAGCCCTTGAGGATTGCCGGTTTCTAGCCGATCAGAATGTTGATTTCTTGTCACAAATATCAGACAGAATCAATTCTTCTACCGACAGTTTAGACAGCGTCGAGGCTGATGATTTGCACGCTTTGCTTAGCGCTGCTTTGACTAACGTAGAAACATGTCTCGAAGCACTCGAATCGACACCGTCAGCATCGAGAATTAAGGACCGGTTTTTACAATCTAATGGAACAAAGAGCTTCAGTGTTTCTCTTGCAGTTTCAAAGCATTGGGTTCATAGCTCGACCAAACCAGAAAGAAACCATGTTTTTCACAAGTTGACTGTTGATACCTACACTCCTTTATCTGTGTTTATGTCTTCTAACGATAAACAAACAATTTATGAATATGCAACAGGGAAAAGGGATGTTAAGACATTAACAAATGGGAAAATTACAGTGAAACAAGTAGTGATGGTAAGTCATAATGGAGATGGCCAATTCAAAACCATCAACGATGCCATCACAGCCATGCCGAACGTTACCGGTGACAGCAACGAATACTATGTGATTTACATACCTACCGGTGTCTACGAAGAGTACATTTCGATACCAAAGTATAAACAGAACTTGGTTTTGGTAGGCGGTCTCAGCACCAACCCCACGATAATCTCCGGAAATCGCAGCGTTGGCGGTGGCTCAACCACATTCAGTTCAGCAACACTCG CTGTCTTTGGGAAGAAATTTATTGCAGTGGACATAACATTTCGAAACACAGCTGGACCGAGCAAGTACCAAGCCGTCGCTGTCCTAAACGGAGCCGATCAATCCATATTTAATAGATGCACGTTCGAGGGATACCGGAATACCTTATACGTCCACTCTTTCAGACAATTCTACGTAAACTGCCATATATTAGGCACCGTTGATTTCATATTCGGCAATGCGGCCGCTGTGATACAAGAATCTTACATACACGCTCGAATACCGTTGCCAACACAAGACGATGTCATCACTGCTCAAGGAAGGACTGATCCGAGCCAAAACACGGGCATATCGATCATAAGTTCCTTCATTAGAGCCAATGATGATTTAATCTCAAACATGGGATTTACGAAAATATATTTGGGAAGACCATGGAAGGAGTATTCGAGGACGGTTTATATGAGTAGTAGCTTGGATGGATTGGTTGCAGATGAGGGTTGGAAAAAAAGGGATGGAGATTTTGGACTAAGTACAGTTTATTTTGGGGAATACGATAACTATGGTTTAGGAAGAGATACGGGTGATAGAGTGGATTGGCCTGGCTTCCATAATATGACTAAAACTGAAGCTCTTAACTTCACTGTTGCAAGATTCATTCGAGGTAATAAATGGTTGCCTGCAACTGGTGTTCATTATTTTGGGGGCTTACGTGATTGA
- the LOC108469960 gene encoding uncharacterized protein LOC108469960 isoform X3, with product MAASSSSATSYSSSDSLSDTSSSHAKRRRHRSNRRDRDRDSLKIRKKSRSLGKRRRKKHRRHSSDSYSSSDSDSSSRSNSSLDSDNESSHSKRHKKSGRQKKSKEKERSKSYRHRLQKNKLKEFLGRDKDDGTRRSAVSGKKILLKLDKSKEDKAAESKRNELLKFLNASFD from the exons ATGGCGGCCTCGTCGTCCTCAGCCACGTCGTACTCTTCCTCGGATTCCTTGTCTGACACGTCATCCTCACACGCCAAAAGACGTCGTCATCGCTCTAACCGCCGCGACAGAGACAGAGATTCTCTCAAGATCCGAAAGAAGAGTCGTTCGCTCGGTAAACGACGACGGAAGAAGCATCGCCGTCATTCTTCCGATTCTTACTCTTCTTCCGATTCTGATTCCTCCAg CAGGAGTAACAGTTCTTTGGATAGCGACAATGAGTCCAGTCATTCAAAGAGGCACAAGAAAAGTGGAAGGCAAAAGAAG TCAAAGGAAAAGGAACGGAGCAAGAGTTATCGACATAGACTTCAGAAGAACAAACTTAAAGAG TTTCTTGGGCGTGACAAGGATGATGGTACCCGTCGCAGTGCGGTCTCTGGCAAAAAG ATTCTCTTGAAACTCGACAAGTCAAAGGAAGATAAAGCGGCTGAGAGTAAAAGAAATGAGTTGTTGAAGTTCTTAAATGCTAGTTTCGATTGA
- the LOC108469961 gene encoding uncharacterized protein LOC108469961, protein MGCFFIRSPKFLFFYLLIVQSFVSETISFEDNKPTAYEVLRDFNFPAGLLPAGVTGYDLDPITGEFSAFLNGTCTFTLERTYKLRYKNTIRGYISNGKLARLEGISVKFLFFWVNVVEVSRNGDELEFSVGIAGAGFPMDSFEDSPQCECKLICNDQKVRKIREIPFVSA, encoded by the coding sequence ATGGGTTGTTTCTTCATACGTTCACCAAAATTTCtcttcttttaccttttaattgTTCAATCTTTTGTCTCAGAGACAATCTCCTTTGAAGACAATAAGCCAACAGCCTATGAAGTTCTCAGGGATTTCAACTTCCCTGCTGGTCTTCTCCCAGCAGGTGTTACTGGCTATGATCTAGACCCTATAACAGGTGAATTCTCAGCTTTCTTGAATGGTACTTGTACCTTTACTCTTGAAAGGACTTATAAATTGAGATACAAGAATACCATTAGAGGGTATATTTCAAATGGGAAGCTTGCAAGATTGGAAGGTATAAGTGTGAAGTTCCTTTTCTTCTGGGTTAATGTTGTTGAAGTGTCAAGGAATGGGGATGAGCTTGAATTCTCAGTAGGGATTGCTGGTGCTGGTTTTCCTATGGATAGTTTTGAAGACAGCCCTCAGTGTGAATGTAAGCTTATATGCAATGATCAGAAAGTGAGGAAGATTAGGGAAATCCCTTTTGTTTCTGCTTGA
- the LOC108469960 gene encoding uncharacterized protein LOC108469960 isoform X1, with protein MAASSSSATSYSSSDSLSDTSSSHAKRRRHRSNRRDRDRDSLKIRKKSRSLGKRRRKKHRRHSSDSYSSSDSDSSSRSNSSLDSDNESSHSKRHKKSGRQKKSKEKERSKSYRHRLQKNKLKEKQQDERSSSPVQLSKFLGRDKDDGTRRSAVSGKKILLKLDKSKEDKAAESKRNELLKFLNASFD; from the exons ATGGCGGCCTCGTCGTCCTCAGCCACGTCGTACTCTTCCTCGGATTCCTTGTCTGACACGTCATCCTCACACGCCAAAAGACGTCGTCATCGCTCTAACCGCCGCGACAGAGACAGAGATTCTCTCAAGATCCGAAAGAAGAGTCGTTCGCTCGGTAAACGACGACGGAAGAAGCATCGCCGTCATTCTTCCGATTCTTACTCTTCTTCCGATTCTGATTCCTCCAg CAGGAGTAACAGTTCTTTGGATAGCGACAATGAGTCCAGTCATTCAAAGAGGCACAAGAAAAGTGGAAGGCAAAAGAAG TCAAAGGAAAAGGAACGGAGCAAGAGTTATCGACATAGACTTCAGAAGAACAAACTTAAAGAG AAGCAGCAGGATGAACGAAGTAGCAGTCCTGTGCAGCTTTCTAAG TTTCTTGGGCGTGACAAGGATGATGGTACCCGTCGCAGTGCGGTCTCTGGCAAAAAG ATTCTCTTGAAACTCGACAAGTCAAAGGAAGATAAAGCGGCTGAGAGTAAAAGAAATGAGTTGTTGAAGTTCTTAAATGCTAGTTTCGATTGA
- the LOC108469813 gene encoding serine/threonine-protein phosphatase PP1 isozyme 9 isoform X2, translated as MMMMTMEGMMDQGVLDDIIRRLLEGKGSKQVQLSEGEIRQLCVNARQIFLSQPNLLQIHAPLRICGDIHGQYQDLLRLFEFGGYPPATNYLFLGDYVDRGKQSLETICLLLAYKIRYPDKVFLLRGNHEDAKINRIYGFYDECKRRFNVRLWKIFTDCFNSLPVAALVDEKILCMHGGLSPELENLDQIKEIQRPTEVPDNGLLCDLLWSDPDPKIEGWADSDRGISSTFGADVVAEFLDKSDLDLICRGHQVVEDGYEFFASRRLVTIFSAPNYGGEFDNAGALLSVNEDLVCSFEILKPADNKSLPSGSKPLKPPKMGKV; from the exons ATGATGATGATGACAATGGAAGGAATGATGGATCAGGGTGTATTGGATGATATAATAAGAAGGTTGTTGGAAGGTAAAGGAAGCAAACAGGTTCAGCTTTCTGAAGGAGAGATCCGTCAGCTTTGTGTTAATGCTCGTCAAATCTTCCTTTCACAGCCTAATCTACTTCAGATTCATGCCCCCCTTAGAATCTGTG GTGATATTCATGGACAATACCAAGATCTCTTAAGACTCTTTGAGTTTGGTGGCTATCCTCCTGCGACAAACTACCTGTTCCTTGGGGACTATGTAGATCGAGGCAAGCAAAGTTTGGAGACGATATGTTTACTTTTGGCCTATAAGATACGTTATCCCGACAAAGTTTTTCTCTTAAGGGGAAACCATGAAGATGCGAAGATCAATCGAATTTACGGATTTTATGATGAGTGTAAAAGGCGATTCAATGTTAGGCTTTGGAAAATATTTACAGATTGCTTCAACAGTTTACCGGTGGCTGCACTCGTTGATGAGAAGATACTTTGTATGCACGGAGGGTTGTCTCCAGAGTTGGAAAATTTGGATCAAATAAAGGAAATTCAAAGGCCAACAGAGGTTCCTGATAATGGTCTTCTCTGCGATCTACTTTGGTCCGATCCTGATCCGAAGATCGAGGGCTGGGCAGATAGCGATAGAGGAATTTCATCTACTTTTGGAGCTGATGTAGTTGCTGAATTTTTGGACAAGAGTGACCTTGATCTCATTTGTCGAGGCCATCAG GTTGTGGAGGACGGCTACGAGTTCTTCGCTAGCCGAAGATTAGTAACAATATTTTCAGCTCCAAACTATGGTGGAGAGTTTGACAATGCTGGTGCTTTATTGAGTGTTAATGAAGATCTTGTGTGCTCCTTTGAGATATTGAAACCAGCTGATAATAAATCGTTACCAAGCGGTTCTAAGCCCCTGAAG CCACCAAAGATGGGGAAGGTTTGA
- the LOC108469960 gene encoding uncharacterized protein LOC108469960 isoform X4: MAASSSSATSYSSSDSLSDTSSSHAKRRRHRSNRRDRDRDSLKIRKKSRSLGKRRRKKHRRHSSDSYSSSDSDSSSRSNSSLDSDNESSHSKRHKKSGRQKKSKEKERSKSYRHRLQKNKLKEVGHYSLCLHPYIFPSTKCIIMHGISKL; this comes from the exons ATGGCGGCCTCGTCGTCCTCAGCCACGTCGTACTCTTCCTCGGATTCCTTGTCTGACACGTCATCCTCACACGCCAAAAGACGTCGTCATCGCTCTAACCGCCGCGACAGAGACAGAGATTCTCTCAAGATCCGAAAGAAGAGTCGTTCGCTCGGTAAACGACGACGGAAGAAGCATCGCCGTCATTCTTCCGATTCTTACTCTTCTTCCGATTCTGATTCCTCCAg CAGGAGTAACAGTTCTTTGGATAGCGACAATGAGTCCAGTCATTCAAAGAGGCACAAGAAAAGTGGAAGGCAAAAGAAG TCAAAGGAAAAGGAACGGAGCAAGAGTTATCGACATAGACTTCAGAAGAACAAACTTAAAGAGGTTGGCCACTATTCACTATGTTTGCATCCATACATCTTTCCCTCCACAAAGTGTATAATTATGCATGGTATATCTAAGTTGTGA